The genomic interval TCTGCCCGCTCATGTGTAAATTCCGTAAAGAAAATATCCGAAGCAACATCATCTACTAATCGAATCATTTCTGAATAATTTTTATCCCTTAAAGCTGAAAAAACAAAGCGATAGTTTTGCTTTGGATATCGCTCCTTTAATGTTTGAATCAATACACCAATACCCGCCGGATTATGAGCTCCATCTAAGATAATGGTCGGCTTGTCCTGAATTTTTTCAAACCGTCCGTTCCATTTCGCCTCACGCAATCCTTTCCGAATGCTTTCTTCAGAAACAGTAAAGGAGTCTTGTAACAGAACAACTGCAGCAACCGCCAATGCTGCATTATCGACTTGATGACGACCAAGCATTTGCAATTCAAGCTGTTCAAGCACTGTATCTCGGAAAGCAAAGGTAAAGCTTTGAACGGCTTCCCTTTGCTCTAAATTTCGAATGACGATATCTTTTGTTAATTGAAAATAAGGCGCTTTAAGAGATTGTGCTTTTTGCTGAATGACTTGTGCTGGTTCCTCTTCCGTCACTCCACTAACAATAGGAGCACCCTTTTTAATAATCCCTGCCTTTTCGGAAGCAATTTCAGCAAGAGTGTTCCCTAGAATGTTCGTATGTTCAAGTGAAATAGATGTAATAATAGAAAGAAGCGGCTCGATGACATTCGTAGAATCCAATCTCCCTCCAAGACCAGCTTCTAAGAGAACAATGTCTACTTTACAATTCTTAAAATAACAAAATGCCATCGCAGTTAAAATTTCAAATTGCGTTGGGCCATTTCCCGCTTCATCCATTTCTTGAATAACGGGCCAAAGCAGCTGAAACACAGCAACAAAATCTTCATCTTGAATCATCTCATCATTAATCTTCAATTGTTCATTCATTTTCTCCAAATAAGGCGAAGTAAAGGAAGCAATTGTATATCCTTCTGCAATCATCATTTCTTTTATATAATGTAAGGTGGAGCCTTTTCCATTTGAACCAGCAAGATGAATGTATTTCAGCTCTTTATGAGGATTACCAAGCTTCGCTAATAGCTGTTCCATCCTTGAAAGTCCAAAGTTCATTCCTAACCGGACCGATCTATGTTCAAAAAATTGATTGATTTCGTTTATTGTTGTTAGCATGTGGTCTACGCCTCCCAAATTATAATATATCATTCATTTCCCTATATGAAAGGAGTTATTTTAGATGAATTCATCGACTCTCTCCTGCTGGATTGTTGTCAATGGCTATTTACAGCACGAGAAATTTTCCGATTTGGCTCTATTCGTCAAGGAAGCCGCTGAAAAAAAAGGGATTGCCGCATCTATTGTGCGAAACAGCGAGCTAATCGTCAGCCTTGAAAACAGCGCAGCTGCACTCATACATAACAGGAATTCACTGCCTGATTTCGTCCTTTTTCTCGATAAAGACATTCACTTAGCACGTCAGTTAGAGCTGCTCGGCCTTCCTGTATATAATAGAAGTGAAGCAATCGATATTTGCGATAGTAAAGCAAAAACCCATCAAGCGTTAGCCAATCATGCTATTCCGATGCCAAAAACATTTTTCCCACCCTTTACATATGAAGGAATTAAGCGCCAACACTTTGACGCCTTTATCAACATCGGACAAGCGCTCGGTTACCCGCTTGTCATCAAAGAAGCCTATGGCTCTTTTGGGCAGCAAGTATACTTAATCGAGACAGAGAGCGAATTAATAGAGCTTATAAAAAAATTAAAACATAAACCTTTTATTTTACAAGAATTCATCGAAAACAGTCGAGGTCGCGATATTCGAATCAATGTTGTCGGAAACAAAGTCGTAGCCGCGATGAAACGAACATCGAAGCATGATTTCCGGGCCAATATGACAAACGGCGGTCAAAGTGCCCCTTATACGCCAACCGAAGCGGAAGCGGAACTTGCTATTACAGCCGCTCGCATTCTAGACGTTGATTTTGCCGGTGTTGATTTATTATACGGCGAAGACGGACCTCTTCTTTGCGAAGTAAATTCCAATTCGCATTTGCTGAATATTTATGAATGCACCGGTATTAATATTGCCGATGCTATGTTTGATTATATGATACAAAGGACGTCTAACCAATGAAGAAAATCGGATGGTTAATTTATAACCGCGAGGATGCAAAGAAAAATAAAGCGTATATAGAGTGGATGTTAGCAGAAGCAAAAGAACTGAACATGGAGCTACAATTTCATTATCGTGAAGACCTACAAATCGGTCATCGTCAGCACAACCTATTTGTTGATTTTCGAAACGAACCTGTTGCACCGCCTGCCTATGCAATCATTAGAACCATTGATTCATTTTTCACCAAGCAATTAGAAATGCTTGGCACCGTTTGTTTTAATTCTTCTTTCGTGTCCGAAATAGCAAACAACAAAGCAAAGACTCATCAATTCCTTAGCTCACTTGGCATCCCTATGGCAGACACCGTTTACTGCCAAG from Peribacillus asahii carries:
- a CDS encoding ATP-grasp domain-containing protein is translated as MNSSTLSCWIVVNGYLQHEKFSDLALFVKEAAEKKGIAASIVRNSELIVSLENSAAALIHNRNSLPDFVLFLDKDIHLARQLELLGLPVYNRSEAIDICDSKAKTHQALANHAIPMPKTFFPPFTYEGIKRQHFDAFINIGQALGYPLVIKEAYGSFGQQVYLIETESELIELIKKLKHKPFILQEFIENSRGRDIRINVVGNKVVAAMKRTSKHDFRANMTNGGQSAPYTPTEAEAELAITAARILDVDFAGVDLLYGEDGPLLCEVNSNSHLLNIYECTGINIADAMFDYMIQRTSNQ
- a CDS encoding bifunctional folylpolyglutamate synthase/dihydrofolate synthase, whose protein sequence is MLTTINEINQFFEHRSVRLGMNFGLSRMEQLLAKLGNPHKELKYIHLAGSNGKGSTLHYIKEMMIAEGYTIASFTSPYLEKMNEQLKINDEMIQDEDFVAVFQLLWPVIQEMDEAGNGPTQFEILTAMAFCYFKNCKVDIVLLEAGLGGRLDSTNVIEPLLSIITSISLEHTNILGNTLAEIASEKAGIIKKGAPIVSGVTEEEPAQVIQQKAQSLKAPYFQLTKDIVIRNLEQREAVQSFTFAFRDTVLEQLELQMLGRHQVDNAALAVAAVVLLQDSFTVSEESIRKGLREAKWNGRFEKIQDKPTIILDGAHNPAGIGVLIQTLKERYPKQNYRFVFSALRDKNYSEMIRLVDDVASDIFFTEFTHERAEKATVLYETSDAKQKHIDFNWQTCLTHALAAEEDEIVVVTGSLYFLSLVRGYMKEHKDKV